The following are encoded in a window of Mustela nigripes isolate SB6536 chromosome 1, MUSNIG.SB6536, whole genome shotgun sequence genomic DNA:
- the KCTD14 gene encoding BTB/POZ domain-containing protein KCTD14 isoform X2, whose product MDVNPEDQHPECRPRKDEGSPVLELNVGGELYTTTVGTLRKLPGSKLAEMFSSSTKAYTDAEGRFFIDRPGTYFGPILDYLRSDRLPTHHIPEVYREAQFYEIKPLVKLLEDTPQIFGEQVARRQFLLRVPGYSENLELMVRLARAEAVAARSSAVLVCAVRTEEDAVLCADALRILEAEKRSVVKFGPWKAAPQVKDLLDCVKMDITAQGYQVHYEQFSERTLRTKHLGYFYTFVFIWW is encoded by the exons ATGGATGTGAACCCTGAAGATCAGCATCCAGAGTGCAGACCAAGGAAGGATGAG GGATCTCCTGTCCTAGAGCTTAACGTGGGAGGCGAATTGTACACCACCACCGTGGGCACCCTGAGAAAGCTCCCGGGTTCAAAGCTGGCAGAGATGTTCTCCAGCTCCACTAAGGCCTACACGGATGCAGAGGGCCGCTTCTTCATCGATCGCCCCGGCACCTATTTCGGACCCATCCTGGACTACCTGCGCAGCGACCGGCTGCCCACACACCACATCCCGGAGGTGTACCGCGAGGCGCAGTTTTATGAAATCAAGCCTCTGGTCAAGCTCTTGGAGGACACGCCGCAGATCTTCGGTGAGCAGGTGGCCCGGAGGCAGTTCTTGCTGCGGGTGCCGGGCTACAGCGAGAACCTGGAGCTCATGGTGCGCCTGGCGCGCGCCGAGGCGGTGGCGGCTCGCAGTTCCGCGGTGCTGGTGTGCGCGGTGCGCACTGAAGAAGACGCGGTGCTCTGCGCGGATGCCCTGCGGATTCTGGAGGCCGAAAAGAGGTCGGTGGTTAAGTTCGGCCCCTGGAAGGCGGCCCCACAGGTCAAGGACCTCCTCGACTGCGTGAAGATGGACATTACGGCCCAGGGGTACCAGGTACACTATGAACAGTTCTCGGAGAGGACGTTACGGACCAAGCACTTGGGTTACTTTTACACATTCGTCTTCATCTGGTGGTGA
- the KCTD14 gene encoding BTB/POZ domain-containing protein KCTD14 isoform X1, translated as MMSLSSGSRSLRSNQASPSTGPSGGSPVLELNVGGELYTTTVGTLRKLPGSKLAEMFSSSTKAYTDAEGRFFIDRPGTYFGPILDYLRSDRLPTHHIPEVYREAQFYEIKPLVKLLEDTPQIFGEQVARRQFLLRVPGYSENLELMVRLARAEAVAARSSAVLVCAVRTEEDAVLCADALRILEAEKRSVVKFGPWKAAPQVKDLLDCVKMDITAQGYQVHYEQFSERTLRTKHLGYFYTFVFIWW; from the exons ATGATGAGTCTGAGCTCGGGATCCCGCTCTCTGCGGTCCAACCAGGCCTCCCCCTCCACTGGCCCGTCAGGG GGATCTCCTGTCCTAGAGCTTAACGTGGGAGGCGAATTGTACACCACCACCGTGGGCACCCTGAGAAAGCTCCCGGGTTCAAAGCTGGCAGAGATGTTCTCCAGCTCCACTAAGGCCTACACGGATGCAGAGGGCCGCTTCTTCATCGATCGCCCCGGCACCTATTTCGGACCCATCCTGGACTACCTGCGCAGCGACCGGCTGCCCACACACCACATCCCGGAGGTGTACCGCGAGGCGCAGTTTTATGAAATCAAGCCTCTGGTCAAGCTCTTGGAGGACACGCCGCAGATCTTCGGTGAGCAGGTGGCCCGGAGGCAGTTCTTGCTGCGGGTGCCGGGCTACAGCGAGAACCTGGAGCTCATGGTGCGCCTGGCGCGCGCCGAGGCGGTGGCGGCTCGCAGTTCCGCGGTGCTGGTGTGCGCGGTGCGCACTGAAGAAGACGCGGTGCTCTGCGCGGATGCCCTGCGGATTCTGGAGGCCGAAAAGAGGTCGGTGGTTAAGTTCGGCCCCTGGAAGGCGGCCCCACAGGTCAAGGACCTCCTCGACTGCGTGAAGATGGACATTACGGCCCAGGGGTACCAGGTACACTATGAACAGTTCTCGGAGAGGACGTTACGGACCAAGCACTTGGGTTACTTTTACACATTCGTCTTCATCTGGTGGTGA
- the THRSP gene encoding thyroid hormone-inducible hepatic protein codes for MQVPTKLYPKNCLLTVMDRYSATVRNMEQMVMIPSLLRDVPLKGQGQQAQEGAPDLYKYFTMLKAIRVDVDHGLLPRQEWWSKVAGGRAHESDHEAAETEDEEERVLGKLDLEAQFHLHFSSLHHILTNLTLKAEEVTRKYQEIMGQAM; via the coding sequence ATGCAGGTGCCAACCAAGCTCTACCCTAAGAACTGCCTGCTGACCGTCATGGACCGCTACTCGGCCACGGTGCGCAACATGGAGCAGATGGTGATGATCCCCAGCCTCCTGCGGGACGTGCCGTTGAAagggcaggggcagcaggctCAGGAGGGGGCCCCTGATCTCTATAAATACTTCACCATGCTCAAGGCCATCCGCGTGGATGTGGACCACGGGCTGCTGCCCCGACAGGAGTGGTGGTCCAAGGTGGCAGGTGGCAGAGCCCATGAGTCTGATCATGaagctgcagagacagaggatgaggaggagaggGTCTTGGGGAAGCTGGACCTGGAAGCTCAGTTCCACCTGCACTTTTCCAGCCTTCATCACATCCTCACCAATCTTACCCTGAAAGCTGAGGAGGTGACAAGGAAATACCAGGAGATAATGGGACAGGCCATGTAG